The sequence ACCGGTACTGCCGCCGGTGTACTCAACGATGGTATCCCCGGGTTTCAGCCGGCCGTCTTCCTCGGCTCGTGCAATCATGGCCCGGGCGGTCCGGTCTTTCATGCTCCCGGTCGGATTTTCCCATTCGAGTTTTACGAATATTCTCGCACATTCGGGTGGAACGACCTTATGCAATTGGACCAGTGACGTGTTTCCGATGGCGCTCAGAACATTGCTGACAATATTCATTATCTGCTTTTCCTATCTGCTTATATAATGTAGAAATATACCAATATGACAGATAAGAACCACCAAAAAACAAAATCCCCGAAGCCATTGAACTTCAGGAGCTTAAATTTGGTAGCGCAGGGGGGGGCGAGTCCCGACCTTCGGGGTTATGGCGTGTTTAGGCTTTTTTTGCCGGGAAAATGTGGGAAAGGAGTGTATGTCAAAATTCGCACTTTTATAATTGACCTAAAATATTTTATTATAATTATTCCTAAATAGGAACAATTCTACAATAAGGATGTTACAATTCATATGAAAAAGACCGGGGATCATGTCGCCGAAATGATGGACAGATTCGAAAAAGTCTGTAAATCCAGGGGATTAAGGATTACTCATCAACGCACCGAGATATTTCGAGCCCTTATTCAAAATCCCGATCACCCCACAACCGAAAAAATTTTCAATCAGGTGCGCCGGCATCTGAAAACGATTTCTCTGGATACTGTTTATCGGACGATCGGAATTTTCGAAAAATATGGTCTGATTAAAAAAGTCCACCATATCGATAATACGACGCGTATTGATATTAATATATCCAATCATCATCATCTTGTTTGTTCTAAATGCAAAAGAATGGAAGATTTTTATTGGCCCGATTTTGACCGGATGAAACTGCCGGCATCTGTCTCTCACTGGGGTAAAACAGGTTTCAAACATGTTGTAATCGAAGGTTTATGTTCAAGTTGTAGTAAGAAAAATAAATAATATTGATAATATAAGATAATGGTAAAATGTACAACATAAATCCTTATAAGGAGCAGTTATGACTGATAAGAATGCAAATAGTGATAGCAAATGCCCGGTAACGGGCGGAGCAAGCAGTCCGGCAAAAGGAACTTCGAATCAAGACTGGTGGCCAAACCAATTGAAACTGAATATCCTTCACCAGCATTCTCCCCTGTCCAATCCGATGGGTGAGAAGTTTAACTACGCTGAGGAGTTCAAAAGCCTCGATCTTAAGGCCGTGAAAAAGGATCTTTATGCATTGATGACCAATTCACAGAGCTGGTGGCCGGCCGATTACGGTCACTACGGACCACTCTTCATCCGGATGGCCTGGCACAGCGCCGGTACCTACCGTATGGGCGATGGCCGCGGGGGTGCGGGGTCCGGCAACCAGCGCCTTGCGCCTCTCAACAGCTGGCCGGACAACGTGAACCTCGACAAGGCGCGCCGGCTGCTCTGGCCGATTAAGCAGAAATACGGCCGCAAGATCTCCTGGGCCGACCTCATGATTCTCGCCGGCAACTGCGCGCTGGAGTCGATGGGATTCAAGACCTTCGGCTTCGGCGGCGGACGCGAGGACATCTGGGAGCCGGAAGAGGATGTCTATTGGGGCTCCGAGGCCGAGTGGCTTGGTGATAAACGCTATTCAGGCGACCGCGATCTCGAAAATCCGCTCGCCGCCGTGCAGATGGGCCTGATCTATGTGAACCCGGAAGGCCCGAACGGCAACCCGGACCCGGTCGCCTCCGGCCGTGATGTTCGAGAGACCTTCGCGCGCATGGCCATGAACGACGAGGAGACCGTCGCGCTCGTTGCCGGCGGGCATACGTTCGGCAAGTGTCATGGCGCGGGCGATGCGGTGCATGTCGGTCCGGAACCCGAGGCCGCCCCCATCGAGGAGCAGGGGCTCGGATGGAAGAGCAGTTTCGGCAGGGGCAAAGGCGGCGATACGATCGGCAGCGGCATCGAGGGCGCCTGGAAACCGAACCCGACCAAATGGGACATGGGCTATTTGAACATGCTGTTCAAATACGAATGGGAGCTGGTCAAGAGCCCGGCCGGCGCGCATCAGTGGCTGGCCAAGGACGTGGCCGAAGAAGACATGGTGGTTGATGCGCATGACCCGTCCAAAAAACACCGGCCGATGATGACCACGGCGGACCTTTCCCTTCGCTACGACCCAATCTACGAGCCGATTGCCCGGCGTTACCAGAAGAATCCCGAGGAATTCGCGGACGCCTTCGCCCGGGCGTGGTTCAAGCTGACACACCGCGATATGGGTCCCCGTTCGCGTTATCTCGGTCCGGAAGTACCTGCCGAAGAGTTGATTTGGCAAGATCCCATTCCCGCAGTCAATCACAAATTGATAGATGCGCAGGACATCGCCTCCCTCAAAGGCAAGATTCTGGCTTCCGGTCTGTCTGTCTCGCAACTGGTTTCGACCGCCTGGGCCTCGGCATCGACGTTCCGTGGTTCCGATATGCGGGGCGGAGCGAATGGCGCACGTATTCGCCTGGCACCGCAGAAGAATTGGGAAGTCAACCAGCCGGCCGAGTTGGCGAAGGTGCTTAATACTCTGGAGGGCATCCAGAACACATTTAACAATGCCCCGTCTGGCGGTAAGAAAGTTTCACTGGCTGACCTGATTGTTTTGGCCGGTTGCGCCGGCGTTGAGCAAGCCGCAAAGAAAGCCGGTTACGATGTGAAGGTTCCGTTTGCACCCGGGCGTATGGACGCTTCGCAGGAGCAAACCGACGCGGAATCATTCGTCGTACTCGAACCTTCCGCAGATGGTTTCCGCAACTACCTGAAAACCAAATATGCCATATCGGCAGAGGAACTGCTGGTTGATCGGGCGCAATTGCTGACGCTGACCGCTCCCGAGATGACGGTTCTTGTCGGCGGCATGCGCGTTTTGAATACAAACTTTGGAAAGTCCGCGCATGGTGTCTTTACCAAACAGCCGGGAGCTTTGACAAATGACTTTTTTGTAAATCTCCTCGATATGAATACGAAGTGGCAGAAATCCTCCACTTCCGAAAACGTGTTTGAGGGACGAGATTACGAAAGCGGCGAACTCAAGTGGACCGGGACCCGGGTTGATCTCATCTTCGGCTCGAATTCCCAGCTTCGAGCAATCGCAGAAGTTTATGCAAGTGGCGATTCGCGTGAGAAGTTTGTCCATGACTTCGTGGCCGCGTGGAGCAAGGTGATGAATCTTGATCGCTTCGATCTCGCATAAACTCGATGAATAGCTTTTAGAGACAGGAGGTCGATATTTTCGACCTCCTGTTATTTTGTCAATAAGTGGCTACCAAGTTTATGGATGTTTTTGATAAGGGATGTTACTGTCTGAATGTTCCAATGAGGTTGATTAAACCATCAATCAAATATCCCAATTGCAGACAATTCAACAAGAGGCATTGGTAATGCAGTCATTTTTTGGCGTTGACCAAGCACCGGGGACGGGAGTAGTTTTCTCTTCAATTGATAATTGAATAATGAAATATTATTGTAATCACAGGGGAATCGATAATAAGCCAGTATGAATACCATCGAATTTACAGTTCTTATAGGTGCAGGTTCTCTGGTCGCCGGATTTCTGGGCGCCCTGACCGGTCTGGGGGGCGGGATAATCATTGTCCTTATGCTGACCCTGATTCTTGGCATCGATATCCGATTGGCTGTCGGGGCCTCTTTGATTTCGGTCATTGCCACTTCCTCCGGAGCCGCGGCGGCCTTTGTCAAAGAAGGATTTTCCAATATCCGGGTGGGAATGTTCCTTGAGATCGCCACGACTATCGGCGCCATCTGCGGGGCCTACCTTCATCCCAAATTTTCGGCTGGCCTGCTGGGAATTATTCTCGGCGTTGTTCTCATTAATTTCGGCCGCTATCTCGTTTCGACCAAAACACAATAAAGATGTTGCGGAGCACCGTGACCGGCTGGCTGAATTCCTTCGCGTCGACAGCTCTTATCCTGGTCCCGAGGGCCGGGTTGAATATCATATTCACCATATTCCTCAGGGATTTGGATTGATGTATATCGCCAGCGTCGTATCGGGGCTTCTGGGAATCGGCTCCGGGGCTATGAAAGTACTGGCCATGGATCGTGTAATGCAGGTACCGTTCAAAGTTTCCACGACCACCAGTAATTTTATGATTGGTGTCACAGCCGTGGCCAGCGCCGGAGTTTATCTTTCCAGGGGCTACATCCATCCCGGATTGGCGATGCCGGTCATGCTGGGTGTGTCCCTGGGTGCCCTGCTGGGTGCTCGAGTGCTGGTCCGGGCGCCATCGTCGATAATTCGCCTGGTTTTCAGCCCGGCGATCCTCCTAATGGCCATCGAAATGATCTATAATGGCCTGATGGGGAAAATATAATATGGCTATTTCTCGAATTAAAAACCCGGATGAACAACTGGACCTGACCATCGGCCGCCTGCTCCGTTATGGTGTCTTTTTTTTCGTTGCGATTGTCCTTATCGGGACGCTTGTGTATTTGATCAAGCATGGCACGGAAATCCCTGATTACACCGATTTCAAAATGGCCTCGCCATTGTTAAGACGGCCGGCCGGTATCATCAATTAGGCCCTGCATTTCACCGGCAATGGAATAATTCAACTCGGTCTTCTGTTTCTAATCGCCACTCCTATTGCCCGTGTTTTCTTTTCGGTTTTCGCATTTTTCCGCAAGCGTGATTATCTGTACACTCTCATCACCCTGATAGTTCTCATAATTCTACTATTCAGCCTTTTCCTCGCCAAAACATAGAAAACTGTTAGAAAATCCGGCTTCTGAAGGAAATCCCTCCAAAAACAAAACTCCCGAATTTGCAAAACTTCAGGAGCTTAAATTTGGCAGCGGCGGCAGGATTTGAACCTGCGACAATCGAGTTATGACATGTTTTGGTCTGATTTGAGGGATAATGTTAGAAAGAGCCAATAGAATATAGATATATTTATCTAAATATAAATTACTGCAATCGATCCTAACAACAACAAATAAAGTCTTTAAATATATACCGATAACAGGATGTAATCAGTATTGAATATTACATTTTCTATTGACATAATATTATTATTGACTTTCTTATAGTTAAACGAATTAAATCGATCGGACACTATATATAGTGATACGGATACATCAGAGTTACTTGCCTACAATTAATTAAATCAGATAAAGGGTTTATTTATGAATAAGGTGCTATTTTATTCAACATTGTTATTGCTTTTTTTATTAATGGCGTCTCAATCCTACGCTTTGGTTTATCTGAATCGAAGACTTATAGAATGTGAGCCGTTGACCTATGTCGTCGAACCTATTGAATTAATCGGCGAGGGAATGACAATCAGCCGGGATACTCACAACGAATACGGCGATTGCGTGGGCGATTCTCCCGGGCCGCCTTTTATTATTGAAATGCCGATCATGATCAGTAATGAATATAATGATGATGGTTCCGTCCTCAATTATGGCTCCTTTACCATTAACAACAGCTATATAAAAGCCGACGATGGTGATAAGAACCCCGATGAGGCTTTTGTTCTCGTTTTTCAAAGCGGGGGTTTAAGTGGAACAGTCGCGATTTCCAATGATGGCGGCCTATTGACGTGTAAAGGCAAAGCGGGCGATCCGATCATTTTTGGCGGGTGCTACCGCATTGCCTCAAGCTCGGATTACAGCGGTGAATTAGAAGATTATTCCAATACCTTTCTGCACTGCAATTTTACCGGACGTGATGACATTTGCACGGGCGGGACCACGGCGCTTGATTTCTTAGGCGGTAATACCACGTTTGAAAATTGTAATTTTAAATATTTTGACGGTGGAGAAAATTATTGTCTGTTTTATCAGGGAAACAAAGACCTGTCTATTAAAAATTGTCTCTTCAGCTCCAGCCATTTTTATAATAAGGCGCCGATAGAGATACTTGGAGTTCGAGCGCTTGAATTGGAAAGTATTCATTTTAATAGCATTGGTATCGTTGAACCATCCCTTAATCCCGGTTTAATCTATTGTCCGGCCAGCGCTATCATTAATAGAAGTATTAAAAATATATCCGCTTCAAATTGTCGCCTGCCATTTTTGCGATTTGGACACCTGTATGTCTATGATTCGGCCTATATCCAGTCAGATATTCCGATTTTAAATTCGGGGGGGACGAATATCGACAGCGGCGGAGTTCTTGTAATTGATAAGGGGACTGTCTTTCAAATGTATGACAATACAATTAGTGGAACCATAAAATGCGATTACGGTCGCCTGATTGTTGATAGCGCCGTTCTAACCGGTATTAATGATCGCGATTATGGTTATCAGATGAGTAACTCCGGTTATAAGTATCCGACATGGTATGGCATCTATGCGTCTGACAGCGGCTCGGTGAATATCAAAAACAGCCGACTTCGTCTGGCCCAAAAACCGATTAACATTGAAGGCCCGCTTTTCATTGATAGTTGTATATTTGAAAATAATGTAGGGTATGCGATAAATATTGTGGCACAAAACGGTCGAGAGCAGATAATCCAGAATTCATATATCAGTGGATGTGATTATGGCAACGGTATTACTTATCAAATAAGCCGTGAAGATGAAACCCCGCAAAGATTCACCGTGAGCAATATGGATATTGTCAACTGCTCTGGTTTGGGTCTTAATATTGATGACAATATGTACCATCCTAAACCGATAGATATTTTTATTGAAAATTGTAAATTCGGTTCGGCCCCCGTGACTATCGAATTAATGCCGCTTCTCGATACCCTGTCTATCAAAGGATGTTATATTGCCGCCAGCAGTGGAGCCGCGTTAGCATTGGGCGATAAAAACGGCGACAGTAGTACCATACTTTTGGAAAGTAATATTTTTGCCGGGGGAGGAGAATCGGTGAATCAGATCTTCGTGCATGTCCGGACCGGCAAGATGGATTTTATCAATAACAGCATTCTCTTTTGTAAGGGGTTCGGCCTATATAATTCTTCTACGGTAGATTATACGGAGAAGGTTTATAATAATCTGTTTGCCCATAACGGCAATAGTGGCTACAAGCAAGTATCGGACAATGGCGATCAGCTGGTTGCCTATAATAATTTCTATGATAACGATATTGATGGAGACGAGGATGTCTATCTGCCAACCCCGACCGGGACGATTTATACCTTTGAAGAATTAATCGGTCTTGGCGGCATTGCGGCCACCAATAAAAATTATGATCCGGTCTTTATCCCGGCCGATACCGGTGTTATTAGTTTTATCAACTATGACAGTATTAAGGCTATTTCCGCCCTGTCAGTACAGAATTTCAATCTTAAAGGTCGTTCCTATAAGGACCGTCTGATAAGGCCGAATATCTACGATACGGTTTGGTATTTTATACTGGATAATACCGATGATACCCTTTATGTGGCCGGACAGGTTCGTGATGTTGCCACTTCATTCGATACTTTTCTCGTTGTCGACCCGCACCTGTCGTTCACCTCGCCGTTGGTAGATTCCGGTTATAATGATATTGTTACCTCCGCATATGATTTTGAAAGAGACGAGCGGATTATCGATGCCGATGAGAACGGAACCGCTTCGGTCGATATCGGGGGCGATGAATATAAAGCCGGAACGGTCGGCGGCAACGGAGCGATAATCGTTTTTGCTCCGCGCGAGGACAGTCTCTTTCGCCCCGGCGAGACGGTCGATATCACCTGGCTGGCTCAGGAAGTCGATTATGTTCATATCATGTATGCACTTGATTATAACGGCTATGTCTCCTCCGACTGGCACGAAATCGAGTTGATGTTCGATCCCGATTCGGGACATTGCCAGTGGGAGGTCCCGGATACTATTTCATACCGATGTCGAATACTGGTCCAGGATGCCGCCCATAGCGATATCTTTGGAGAGAGTGGGGTCTTCCATATCAAACCAAGGGTATTGACCAGAGTCCTGCCCGATAGTACCTATGAACGATTTCGGATAACAGAGGATAACTGGCAATTTGCCAATACTATTGCCAATATGTGGCCGTTTAGCTGGTACACTCAGTTTGATTACACAGTCCTTGATGTTTATACCGGAGAGAATTTCCCGGCCTATTTTATTCATCCTCCCATTGATGCCTATTCCTCCGATTTTCCAAACTGGGGTCTGTTTGTCGGTACTTTCGGAACCGACCAATGCTATATGTATATTGACGGCAAATATTTATATCGTCAACGTGCCCTGGAATACTGGATGAATATAAAGGGTAGCTGGGGCGGGTCCTGCTACGGTCTCTCCAACAGCGCCATGATGGCTTTCGGCGATTCGGCCGTCTTTAAAAATCAATATCCCGCTGTTGGTGCCTTTACCGATCTTTATCCGGTCACGATGAATGATGACCGACGAGTGACCATAAACCGATTCATGGTTTCTCAATTCGGAAAGGAACGCATTACTCATGCCACAACGGCTCAATCGACACCTCTGCCGACTTTGATCCGACAACTTTCGGATATCTTGGGCAATAATAAATCACTCGGCGACCTCAATACTTTGACCATTTGTGATCTGGATCATCCTGACCAGAATCGTCGCGGTTGCCATAATGTGGTGCCATACAAGCTCGAAAAACATATTTCGGACCCGGACAAATTCTGGATTTATGTCTATGACTGCAATATCCCGACCGATTCAACCACCAGGATTCTGGCCGATACCGCCTTGAATTTCTGGACCTATGATTCCCTCAATTGGGACAGCTACATGAAAATCTGGGTCGAACAACCCCTTAGTTCCTTTTTAAACAGACCGACCATTCCGGGGATAGAGGGAGGCGATAAAAATAAGGCCTCGACAGATTTTTATTTATTTTATTCTCAAGCCGATTCGCTTCGTTTGGAATCGCCGGATTTGGGGCACTATTATACTCTCGCCGATTCGGTTGACGATTCCCTGATAAACGGAATGCCCTTGATTTTCAATGATAAATTGGGCGCTCCGCCTTATGGCTTTTATTTGCCTAACGGCGAATGGGACTGCCGATTAACCGGGGCCCAGGGAGGGTTGGCACGAATATCGTTAATGTCGGATAAAGGTTTTATGACTTATTACCGTTTGGGTATTGCCCTTGACGAGTCCGAACGGATTGTCTATCCCGGCGATGATTCAACCTTGTGGATAATGAACGGGACCGACATCGAACGGACCTTTGGCGTCAGGATGTGCTATTATGAGGATGGGGGTGAGTATCTGATGCAGTGCCAAGATATTGAAACTTCAGCCAATGATTCCTCCTGTTTCAAATTTATTCACCAGTTTGGTTTTTTGATTGAAAATCATGGCAGTGCATCTGATTATATTCTAAAACTGAATAAACTGGATACCCTGTATAACCTTGAATTTGTTGACTCCACAGCACATATTGACGGCCATACGGCTCATTATATTTATCCGGAATGGAGCAAAGATTATATTAATGAAATTAAAATATATATAGATACCGATATCGATGGCTCTATTGACGATTCCCTGATTGTCAGCAATGATATTCTTCTGGATGTCAATGATGATTCGGGCGGGCTGCTTCCTGCGACCTTTAATATCAGCCAGAATTATCCAAATCCGTTTAATCCGCAGACGAATATTGAGTATTCTCTTCCCACTCGTTCTCAGGTCAATATTGATATTTATAATATTCTGGGCCAAAAGGTACGGACGCTGGTGGATAAAAGCCAGCCGGCCGGAGAATACCGGATTATCTGGGACAGTAATGATGATAGTGGCATAAAAGTCTCAACCGGAATTTATTTCTATCGTTTCCAGGCCGGAGAATATGTAGAGACAAAAAAGATGCTATTGATAAAATAGGGATACGAGTATAAATACGGATATAGTTGATTGGGGGGTATTATATCAGTTTTAATCATGTATCTGGAATTTGGCAAAAATCTGTCCACTGAGGTCGATACTTCCATAACGCTTCCGACCGGGATTAGAAAATCCGGCATCTGAAGGAATTCCCGCCAAAAAAGAAACTCCCGAAGTCGTTCAACTTCAGGAGCTTAAATTTGGTAGCGGGGGGAGGATTTGAACCTCCGACCTTCGGGTTATGAGCCCGACGAGCTACCAGACTGCTCCACCCCGCGATCAGATTTTGCAATATATATGTTTTAATTCGTTTGTCAAGAGCGTGGAAAAATAAAAGCCATTTTCGCCGAATTATCGGCCGGCCAGAATCTTGCCTATTTCAAAAGAAGCCTTTTTCCGGTTTCGATATAATCTCCGGCACAAAAACGGCAGAAATAAAAACCAGACAAAGCAGCCTCCTCCCTCTCATCACAACCATCCCAAGTCACTCAGTATTCCCCGGCCCACGGGATTTCATCGGCAAGCGTCCTTATTTTCTGTCCGAGGATATTAAATATCCCGACTGAAATACGAATCATGAAGGCGGCGTTGTAATTGATATTGTCAGGCGGGTAAATCGATTGGCAACATGATATCCATAAAATAAATCAAACCCGGATAAAATAGGGACATATCCAGTCCCGTGAAATCCTTGTAACCTGTTGCTATTTATACAGAATACTATAATATTTGCTTTTGTGGAGAATTACATGGTATATTTTTTCTCCTTGCTTCCGGATGCCAAAAGGTATATAATGAGGTGAGAGAAATCGGCAAATTGGGGGGGTGCATATTTAATCTTTGGATTTTCATCAATCATCTGAAACAATATAAATTTGAGGAGGAGAGGGGATGATAAAGTATTTGGCGGAGTTAATCGGTACTTTTGCATTGGTGGGTTTTGGATGCGCGAGTGCCGTTATCGCCGGACCACATATTGGATTCCAGGGAATCGCCCTTGCCTTCGGTCTGGCCGTTATGGTTATGGTTTATAGTATCGGGTCTATTTCCGGCTGTCACATTAACCCGGCTATCACGATCTCCATGCTGGTAGCTCGAAAGATAAGCGGAAAAGACACTATTGGCTATATAGTCGCCCAATTACTGGGAGCCGTTATCGCCGCGGCCGTACTCTATCTTATTGCCTCCGGTAAACCGGGTTATGATATCGCCACGGTCGGATTGGGACAAAACGGATATGGTTTGCACTCACCCGACCATTATTCATTACTCTCATGCTTCATTGCCGAAGTTGTTCTAACTTTTATGTTTCTTTTTGTCATCTTCGGATCCACTCATGTCAGCGCTCCCAAGGGATTCGCCGGACTGTCGATAGGTCTATCATTGACATTGATTCATCTGGTCGGCATCCCCATCACCGGAACATCAGTTAACCCCGCCCGCAGTTTCGGACCGGCGGTTTTTGTCGGCGGTGAGGCTCTTTCGCAGTTATGGCTCTTTATTGTGGCACCTATTTTGGGCGGCATCCTCGCCGCGCTCGTCTGGCAAGGTATTTTTAATAAACATAAACAACCTCAACAGGCTAATTAATCTCGGAGGAAAACGATTATGAAAAAGTCTGCAGTTTTGATTCTTCTGGTAATACTGATGGCCTCGACCATGGCATTTACTGAAGAATTGAAGGGCCGCACCGTGATCGGGATTCGTGCACCCTTTATGCTTCCGATTCTGGAAGGGAATAATTTCTCCCTGAACGGCTCGGAATATCAACCATTTATGAGAGGATGGGACTTTACTTTTGAGGCCAAAAAAGGAATCAGCGATCATTTCATGATCGGATTGACGGCCGGTTATACGTCCGCCTATGATGACACCTCTAAATTCGATGACCGGGGCGATGTCGCCAGTAAAGAAGACAATGCCTCGGCCAAATTGACCGGTATCCTGTTTGGAGTCAATGCGGAGTACTATTACCTCAAAGATTTTGTCTTTCAGCCGTATTTGCTGGCCGGGCTGGGGATCGATTTCTGGAAAGTCAAGGACCTGGCAAGCGATGACTCGCACGGAACCACCGATATGGGAATTAAAATCGGAACCGGCCTTTTGATCCCGATTAAAGACAATATCTCCATTGACCTTCAGGCCAAGCTCACATTTGAGCAAATCAATCTCTCCAGCTCCGTCCCGGATGGATTTTATGGTCCGGGCGACTGGTCCGAATTCTCGGATCGACCGTTTCGCGGCTATTTCGAACCATCAATCGGCCTCCAGATCGCCTTCGGCGGAACCAGGGATTCCGATAAAGATGGGGTAAATGATAATAAAGACAATTGTCCCGGCACCCCTCTCGGCGCCAAAGTCGACAAAAACGGATGTCCGATCGATACCGATGGCGATGGTGTCTATGATGGTCTTGATCAATGCCCCGATACACCCAAAGGAGCCAAAGTCAATGCTGCTGGATGTCCGCTTGATTCGGATAATGATGGTGTGTACGACGGGATCGACCGTTGTCCCGGTACCGCGAAGGGTTTGAGAGTCGATGAATTCGGTTGCCCTTTCGATTCGGACAATGATGGCGTCCACGACGGTCTGGATAAATGTCTCGATACGCCCAAGGGGGTTAAAGTCGATGCACAGGGATGCCCCATGGATTCCGATAGGGATGGTGTGTATGATGGAATCGATGTCTGCCCCGGGACTCCCATTGGGGTCACTGTCGATGCCGCCGGGTGTCCGCTGGTGAAGAAAATGGAAATTGCGGAAAAGATTACTCTCCATATTAATTATGCCAGCAATTCGGCCGAGCCGGATGATATCTCGAAAAAGCAACTGGATAGCATTGCCTATCGAATCATGGCTTACCCGGATACTAAAGTGGAGATTCGGGGATTTACCGACAACCAGGGCGCAGAAGCCTATAACCTGGAACTATCCCGGAAACGGGCCGAGGGTGTTATGGCCTATTTGGAATCCAAAGGCGTCAAGGCCGATCAAATGACCGCCAAAGGATTCGGCGAGGATCCGAAGTATTTCGCGGCCGACAATAGCACTTCCGATGGAAGGCGGCAAAATCGACGGGTGGAAATTGAATCGGTGAAATAGACAAGTTTCCGTTTTCTTGACGATTTAATCGCCCGGCAGGTGCATACCTGATGATGACTATGGGAACGGTCCCGCGGCCGTTCCCTTTTCTATTCTGCACCGGCGCAGATCATTCCTGATAGAGGTATTACGGGCGTTACATTTTGGGCAGGGTTCCGCCTGTAAGGAAACTGATAATCATGTAAATCATTCCACCTATCACGCCTCCTATATTTCCCAGCAGATGCACCCCGACAGCCGGCAGAAGACTTCCGGTGATCGAACGTTGTTGGGCCGCCAGGAGACCAAGCGAGAAGGTGAACAAAAGGGTGATGACGATAGTGATTGGATCGGCGCCTGTCTTAATCAAAACCAGATGCAGGCAGGCAAAAAACAAGGCACTCAATAGAGCCGCCAAATCCACCCGGAAGAACATCAGGCGGATCTTGATATCGGCGGCTTTTTCCAGATGACCCTGCAGAAAACCGCGGGTAAAGATTTCCTCGATGAGGCTGGATAAGATCCAGACAAAAAGCACGATCTGAGGGAAACTCAACCGCTTGGCCAGAGGATTTCCTCCGGCGCCGGAAAGCAGTATTGCGCCGGTGGCCAGGGCGCCAATAGCCAGTGCCGCCAGACCGATTCCGAGCCAGTGGAGAAAGCTGTCGGCTCCGAAAGTCCCGGTTTTCGGCATACGGAATCCGTACTCCGAAAATTTTCCTTTTCCCATGATGATAATCGCCAGAAGGGACAATACCAGTTCCAGGGATTGGGTTGTGACCAGCGAAGGAATCCCGGACGGCATAAAATATTTCGGCAATAGAATAGCCGCGACGGCGATAACCGTCCCGACCAGGAGGGTGATAATTATTCGAGTCGGGTTGATCGATGTCATAATGATCTTTCATCACCAAATTACCGGATTTATGAAACCGATACAATAAAAATATTCGGGATTCAGGGATGGAATTAAAGGAGGCCGCCCC is a genomic window of Candidatus Zixiibacteriota bacterium containing:
- a CDS encoding transcriptional repressor, with translation MKKTGDHVAEMMDRFEKVCKSRGLRITHQRTEIFRALIQNPDHPTTEKIFNQVRRHLKTISLDTVYRTIGIFEKYGLIKKVHHIDNTTRIDINISNHHHLVCSKCKRMEDFYWPDFDRMKLPASVSHWGKTGFKHVVIEGLCSSCSKKNK
- the katG gene encoding catalase/peroxidase HPI, producing the protein MTDKNANSDSKCPVTGGASSPAKGTSNQDWWPNQLKLNILHQHSPLSNPMGEKFNYAEEFKSLDLKAVKKDLYALMTNSQSWWPADYGHYGPLFIRMAWHSAGTYRMGDGRGGAGSGNQRLAPLNSWPDNVNLDKARRLLWPIKQKYGRKISWADLMILAGNCALESMGFKTFGFGGGREDIWEPEEDVYWGSEAEWLGDKRYSGDRDLENPLAAVQMGLIYVNPEGPNGNPDPVASGRDVRETFARMAMNDEETVALVAGGHTFGKCHGAGDAVHVGPEPEAAPIEEQGLGWKSSFGRGKGGDTIGSGIEGAWKPNPTKWDMGYLNMLFKYEWELVKSPAGAHQWLAKDVAEEDMVVDAHDPSKKHRPMMTTADLSLRYDPIYEPIARRYQKNPEEFADAFARAWFKLTHRDMGPRSRYLGPEVPAEELIWQDPIPAVNHKLIDAQDIASLKGKILASGLSVSQLVSTAWASASTFRGSDMRGGANGARIRLAPQKNWEVNQPAELAKVLNTLEGIQNTFNNAPSGGKKVSLADLIVLAGCAGVEQAAKKAGYDVKVPFAPGRMDASQEQTDAESFVVLEPSADGFRNYLKTKYAISAEELLVDRAQLLTLTAPEMTVLVGGMRVLNTNFGKSAHGVFTKQPGALTNDFFVNLLDMNTKWQKSSTSENVFEGRDYESGELKWTGTRVDLIFGSNSQLRAIAEVYASGDSREKFVHDFVAAWSKVMNLDRFDLA
- a CDS encoding DUF1634 domain-containing protein, with translation MAISRIKNPDEQLDLTIGRLLRYGVFFFVAIVLIGTLVYLIKHGTEIPDYTDFKMASPLLRRPAGIIN
- a CDS encoding DUF1634 domain-containing protein, with protein sequence MHFTGNGIIQLGLLFLIATPIARVFFSVFAFFRKRDYLYTLITLIVLIILLFSLFLAKT